From the Deinococcus apachensis DSM 19763 genome, the window AAGCTGGAGGTGTTCCCGCCGGAGTTGACGATTTCTTCTGACGCTGCCGGGTCCTCAGCCTCGGTCTACTCATGGCTGTGGTGGGGCGTCCGTCGACTGTGGGTCCAGGCCCATCCTCCTCCCCATGCGAAAGGGGAAAGGTTATGCGGAAATGGTTTCCCGCCGGTCTGATCACTGGGGCCCTGCTGGTGGCCTGCGGCTCACAACGACTGGGCGCATCCGGCCCACAGACAGCGCCGGTCAGTCAGGCGGTGACGGGATCGCCGTCCCAAATCGGTCAGTGGGCCTTTGTGCCCGGTTACAGCACGTCGGTGGACACGAACTGGCCTCTGATTGCGATCAACACGGCGGTGATGCCCGACGGCAACGTCATCACCTGGGGCGGCAACGAGCAGACCGCCTACTACAGCACCCGAAAGGGCAAATACCAGCCGGTGGACGTGTGGGACCCGGTGGCGAACACCCACAAGTCCTATCCGTTCCCGATGCTCACCACCGGTTCGGCCATCTCTATCTTCTGCAGCGGAATGACGTTCGACGCTGACGGGCGCCTGATGGTCGTTGGGGGCGACCGACCGCCGGATGGCGGAGTGACTATGGGCATGGGCAGCAATACGCTGAACATCTTCGACGCGAAGAGCCGTCAGTGGCGCAGCGGTGCCCCCATGGCCAACGGACGCTGGTACCCGAGCGCCACCACGCTGGCCACCGGGGAGATTCTGGCTGTGGCGGGTGAGAACGACATGGGCTTCGGGAACCCCAACAGAATCCCCGAGGTGTACCGGGCCGACGGCACGTGGCACCAGCTCACAGGGATCAACCGCGAGACCCCCGGGTATCCCTGGTTGTTCGTCGTCCCCGACCCGGAAGGCAAGGACCCCAACGGGCGGGTCTTCTTCGCCGGGCCAACGACGACCTTGGGCTACATCGACACCAGTGGCGCCACGGGTGGAAGCTGGCAGGATCTGCGCGAACGGGATGAAATTCTCCGCCAGTACGGCACCGCTGTCATGTACAACCAGGGCAAGATCTTGGTGATGGGCGGCGGCGGCGTGGACATCGGGTCCCCTGAATACCCGACCAACACGGCAGTGGTCATCGACCTCGCCAAACTCAACGCAGGTGCCCCCGACGCGGTGCGGGCCACGGAACCCATGCACTACGCGCGCCGCCAACTGAACGCGACCCTGCTGCCTGACGGTAAGGTGCTGGTGACCGGCGGGACCCAGGCGCAGGGGGCCAGCGAGGCCAACGGGTGCTTGAGCAACGGCGTTTGCGGCGACTTGCAGGTGTATGCGGCGGAAGTGTGGGATCCCAGTACGGAACACTGGACGGAACTGGCGAGCATGACCAAGCCCCGGCTGTACCACTCCACTGCCGTGCTGCTTCCGGACGGGCGGGTACTCTCGGCGGGGGGCGGCGCGGGGGCGAACACGGCCGATCAGCAGAATGCCGAGATTTTCTCGCCGCCCTACCTCTTCCAGACGACGGTGAAACGGCCCGTCATCGCCAAGGTGCCTGCGCAGGTGAGATACGGCCAACGCTTTACGTTGAACACGTCCGACGCGGCCAGCATCGACCAGGTCACCTGGATTCGCCTGTCCTCGACGACGCACGCTTTCAACATGAACCAGCGCATCAACTTCCTGCCGTTTACCCGGGGATCAGGATCACTCTCCATCACCGCGCCCGCTCGTGCCGTGGACGCCCCGCCCGGCCACTACATGCTGTTCATCCTTTCCAGGGGCGTGCCGTCCGTCGCCAGGATCGTGCAGGTCAAGTGAACTACCCCAGGCCAAAAGGCCGGGGCTTCTCGTGGCACGCATCTTCCAGCGAAGTACGTTGCGCCACGAAAGCCTGTCCCATGCTCAAGACGTTTTTGGCCGCGTTCACGTCCGCATTCTCGGCGTGCCCGCAGTTCAGACATCTGAAGTTCGCTTGACTCGCTCGGTTCCCCCGCTCGGTGTGCCCGCAAACGCGGCACCGCTGAGAGGTATGCCGAGGGTCTACGGCGATGACTCTCCGGCCAGCTTCTACCGCTTTGCTGGAGAGGATTTGAAAAAACTGCCCCCACGCCACATCGTGAATCTGCTTGCCCAGGTTCCCCTGGGCCATCCCCTTCACGTTGAGGTCTTCGTGACAGATGAGGTCGTGGGCGGTGACAAGTTTCTTGGCCTCTTCGTGGTGGAGTTGGAGCCGTTGCCGCGCCGTCTTGCGGTACAGCTTGGCAACCCGCTCCTTGGCCTTTCTGCGCCTGTTGCTCCGCTTGTTCGGCTTGCGTGCGAGGGCACGCTGAGCCACCCGGAGTTTCTTGCTGCTGGCCTGAAAGAGCCTGTGGTTCTCGCAGAACTCCCCGTCCGAGGTCACGTAAAACCACGTCGTCCCCACGTCTATCCCGACCTGGGAGCCCATCTCTGGCAACGGCTCGGCCCTGGGTATCTCGCAGGTCAGGACGGCGTACCACTCCCGACCCTCCCGCTTCACCGCCAGCGTCTTGAGCTTCCCGCAAAACGGGCGGTGCAACTTGATTCTGACGTTCCCAATTTTGGGCAGGTACACATGCTTCCCGTCCCCAGAGACGCTGTTCTGTGACGGCTGCGGGTACGTGAACGAGTCGTACCTGTCCCTGGGCTTGAAGCGGGGATAGCCGGGGGTCTTGCCTGCCTTCACTCGACTGAAAAAGTCCTGAAAGGCCCGGTCCACGCGGCGCACGACGTTCTGAAGCACCTGAGCGTTCACGCCCCTGTACTCCGGCACGCCCTCTTTCACGTCGGGCAGGGCCTTCATCTGGTCGTACACCGACACCGATTTGCCCGCCTTCCTGTACGCCCCGCGCCGTTCTTCGAGACAGCCGTTGTATAAGCGCTGGCAGAGCAGCAACGTGGTGTCCAGCGCGGCAATCTGCGCTTTGGTGGGGGACAGGCGGTACTTGAACGCCTTGAGCGTGGTACTTTCTCCTCTAAAGGTGTTCGCCACGCTCCCAGCCGTTGACGCGGCGTGGGGGCATTGCTCGTTTAGCTAGCACAGAACGCTTCAGCTTGGCCGCCCTGACCGGCGGGGGCCGCTACACCCCCATGCCTAAAGGCCGGGGCACGGCGGCCCTTTAGTAGGCAGGGCAGTGAGAGGAGTGGGGGGCGTCGTGGGCGAAGCGTCCCGGCTGCCCCTGTGGAAGAGTTGAAGGGCGAATGGAAGGGTCCGGGGAGGCCCGGGAGCCGCACCACCCCCCCGGAAGACCGCTATACAGTCCTGTCCTCCGCTTCGGCCCTCACGCTCCCCAGTGACCGCGGGACTTCAGAGAAGGAAGAGCGGGCCAGTGGTGAGACCAGCCCGCAGGAGGTTCGTATGTCTCCTCTTCCTGCCCTCCGGCACTCTCCTCCCCGTGTTCGCCTGCTGCTCCTCGGCTTGCCACTTGCCCCGGCAGTCTGCCCTTCGGCGGGGACGGGCAACCCCGAGGTGGCCAGCATCACGCCGTTTCTGTGCAGCGACGTGCAGGATATGGATGTGGTCGCCCACCGGGATGACTTGCTATTCATGATTCGGACCTATCGAGCGCCTCGCGCGCCAGGCACTGCCTCTTCGCGGTCTACCTGACTCCCGGGGACAACCCTGTGTCCACAGGTTGTGGCAAGTTTGTGTGTTGAGCCGAGTCGTGGGAAGCTCGGCCCGTCACTCCCACTCGAGCCGACAAGCCTGCGAGCAAGGAGGGTCCTCCAAGGTCGCCCAACAAATCCTGGCTGGCTCAAGGCCCCCAAGGTCAGGCGCAACAGTATCTGAGGCTAGAGAAGCCTGAATACAACATTCCGCCGACCGGACCCGGGTGGTGACCCTTTTTCCCTTTTTGGGGGTTTGTATGTGGGTCCTGGGTCTCGATGTCGGCAAAAGCGAGTTGTACGCCTGCCTGCTCTGGGTTCAATCGCCTGGGTCCTCGACGACCATCGGTGCGGTTAAAGCCATGGCGAACACCACCCAGGGCCATGAACAGTTGCTCGTGTGGCTGACGAAGTCAGCCACAGTCGGAGAAGAGCTCTTGGTGGTGATGGAATCCACCAGTGTGTACTGGGAGCGAATCGCGATGACCCTGCATGACGCGGGTGATGTGGTCAGCGTGGTCAATGCGGCGCAGATCAAGTCCTCCGCGAAAAGCACGTTGAGGTGGGGGAAAAAAGTTGGATGCGGAGTTGATCGCACGGTATGGGGCCGTGATGCAGCCAGCACGCTGGCTGCCCCCCGAAGCGGACCTGGTCGAGTTGCGGGCGCTGCTTCATGCCCGTGACCACATCGTGGAGCTCCTGACCCTGGAGGCTGGCCGTCACCACGCCATGGATCACCAGCACCAACAGAGTTCGAAGGCCCTCGGTTTCTGTGAAGCACGCCAGACGCTGCTCGAACAGCCGTTGGAGGAAGCCAATGAGGCCATAGGGGCGCTGGTCCTGGCCTCTCGGGAGGTGCAGGAGCAGGTCACCCTGCTGACTTCCATTCCCGGGATCGGCCCGTTGACGGCCTCCATCCTGCTGGTCGAGACCATGCACTTGAGCCACATGGAGAGCTCGAATCAATGGGCCGCTTATGCAGGTCTTTCTCCCGTTCCCCGTCAGTCTGGCAGTTTCACTGGGCGCACCCACATCTCAAAAATAGGAGACGCACGTCCGAGACGTACATTTTACCTCTGTGCTCTAACCGCGTCGCGAATGAAGAATCCCTTCGGGAACTTCTATCGCCATCTGACCGCACAGGGGAAGCCCAAAAAAGTCGCCCTGATTGCCCTGGCTCGCAAACTCCTCCGGGTCGCGTTCGCCGTCCCGGGGTCAGGCCAGAAATGCAATCCAGATGATCGACGCCAGCCTCCCGTAGCCGCTTGACGCTCCTCGGCCAACACAGTATTTGTTGAGGCCCAAGAAGCGGGAGACCCTGAAAAGGCAGGTGGCCTGAACTTCAGGCCGCCTGTTGCATGGCCTGCTGCTACGTCTTGAAGGCTTCTTCTGGGTGAAGACAGCGCTGGGGGGCGGGGATGCTGGAGTGAGCGGGATGGTGACGGTTCGAGACTCGGACGTGCAGGTCGAGCAAGCCCTGGGCTCGTTTTCGTGTTCGGAACCCTCGCTGCTGACGAACACGGCGTCGTGTGGGGCGGTGGGATGGCTCGATCAAATAATGGCAGCAGGCTGTCGACACGACCCCTACGTGCTCCACCCGGTGGAGCACGGGAAGCTCGCGGAGAGCCGCGCTCTAGCTTCACAACTGGTCGGTGTGGATGACCTCCGGCACGTCGTACTCACCCAGCAGTCGTGCGACGCACAGTCACTCGCAACGCCTCCCCCAGGCACGGCTCCGGAACTCCTTTTCAGGTGGAACATGGAGGTTGGGCCAGGACTGGACGGGAACGGTCAGCGCTGACCCCCTGACCACTGAAGTTCGGGAGCGGAAGGCTTCACTGCTGCTCAATTGCCGGGTCGCGCGGTGCCGCTTGCCTTACTATCCCCGGAGTAAGGTAAAGCTATGCTGTAAGGAGGGAGGCAGCATGAAGCACACCACACTGACGAGTAAGGGGCAGGTGACGATCCCCGCAGAGATCCGGGAAGCCCTCCACCTGCAAGCCGGGGACCGCCTCGTCCTGACGCTCGCCGAGGACGGGTTCACCGCATCGGTCGAGCGGGCCCCCAGGGTGGCGGACGTGCGCGGGCGGTTCCGGCACGCGGCCCGCCCCGGCACCTCCCGGGCCGAGGAACGGGCCGCCTTCGAGGAGGCCATCGCCGGGAAGCACGCTCCTTGAAAGCCCTGACCGACGCGAACGTCATTCTGCGGTTCCTGCTGGACGATCACTCAGACCTGTCCCCCCGCGCCGCGGCGCTGTTCGAACGGGCCGCGGCCGGGGAAGTGCAGCTCCTCGTTCCTCCCGCCATCCTGGCGGAGTGCTTTTACACCCTGAGGTCGTTCTACCGGCAGCCCCGGGCGGAGGTGGCCCGCGCCCTGCTGGACGTGCTGGCCCTGCCCGGCGTGGGGGCGCTGGAGGCACCGGCGGTCACGAAGGCCCTGCGCCTGCTGACCGAGCGGAGCGTGGACTTCGCGGACGCCTACCTGGCGGCCCTGGCCCGCACGCAGGCCCTGCCGGTCGCGACCTTTGACGGCGACCTGGAGAAGTTGGGGGCAACACTGCTCGACGGCTGAACACCGCGCGAACAGTCAGGGGGCCACGGGTCCGCTTCGGCTCCTCCCCGTGCTAAAGTGCGTGTGTTAACCCCTCTAAGCGCTCCCAGACGCAGTTTTCATCCTACTGTGTGGCATGACGGGCACTGGGTATGCCTCAGATTTGACGGACGCGGAATGGGTACTGCTCGAACCCCTCCTGCCCGGTCCCTGTTCGACGGGACGGAAACGGATTCATTCCCGACGCGTCCTCGTAGACGCCATGCTCTACGTCCTGCAAACCGGCTGCGTCTGGCGGCTCCTGCCCATGAACTTTCCCAGCTGGGGCATGGTGTACGCCCAGTACCGCAAATGGCGCCTTCGGGGCGTACTGAAGCACGTCCATGACG encodes:
- a CDS encoding RNA-guided endonuclease InsQ/TnpB family protein, which encodes MANTFRGESTTLKAFKYRLSPTKAQIAALDTTLLLCQRLYNGCLEERRGAYRKAGKSVSVYDQMKALPDVKEGVPEYRGVNAQVLQNVVRRVDRAFQDFFSRVKAGKTPGYPRFKPRDRYDSFTYPQPSQNSVSGDGKHVYLPKIGNVRIKLHRPFCGKLKTLAVKREGREWYAVLTCEIPRAEPLPEMGSQVGIDVGTTWFYVTSDGEFCENHRLFQASSKKLRVAQRALARKPNKRSNRRRKAKERVAKLYRKTARQRLQLHHEEAKKLVTAHDLICHEDLNVKGMAQGNLGKQIHDVAWGQFFQILSSKAVEAGRRVIAVDPRHTSQRCRVCGHTERGNRASQANFRCLNCGHAENADVNAAKNVLSMGQAFVAQRTSLEDACHEKPRPFGLG
- a CDS encoding IS5 family transposase; protein product: MTGTGYASDLTDAEWVLLEPLLPGPCSTGRKRIHSRRVLVDAMLYVLQTGCVWRLLPMNFPSWGMVYAQYRKWRLRGVLKHVHDVLRERVRLAVGRAAQPTAGIIDRQSAKTTETGGPRGFDGAKKVSGRKRHILVDTLGLILKVVVHPADV
- a CDS encoding transposase; amino-acid sequence: MQPARWLPPEADLVELRALLHARDHIVELLTLEAGRHHAMDHQHQQSSKALGFCEARQTLLEQPLEEANEAIGALVLASREVQEQVTLLTSIPGIGPLTASILLVETMHLSHMESSNQWAAYAGLSPVPRQSGSFTGRTHISKIGDARPRRTFYLCALTASRMKNPFGNFYRHLTAQGKPKKVALIALARKLLRVAFAVPGSGQKCNPDDRRQPPVAA
- a CDS encoding IS110 family transposase, which translates into the protein MWVLGLDVGKSELYACLLWVQSPGSSTTIGAVKAMANTTQGHEQLLVWLTKSATVGEELLVVMESTSVYWERIAMTLHDAGDVVSVVNAAQIKSSAKSTLRWGKKVGCGVDRTVWGRDAASTLAAPRSGPGRVAGAASCP
- a CDS encoding AbrB/MazE/SpoVT family DNA-binding domain-containing protein, with protein sequence MKHTTLTSKGQVTIPAEIREALHLQAGDRLVLTLAEDGFTASVERAPRVADVRGRFRHAARPGTSRAEERAAFEEAIAGKHAP
- a CDS encoding galactose oxidase-like domain-containing protein, which gives rise to MPGYSTSVDTNWPLIAINTAVMPDGNVITWGGNEQTAYYSTRKGKYQPVDVWDPVANTHKSYPFPMLTTGSAISIFCSGMTFDADGRLMVVGGDRPPDGGVTMGMGSNTLNIFDAKSRQWRSGAPMANGRWYPSATTLATGEILAVAGENDMGFGNPNRIPEVYRADGTWHQLTGINRETPGYPWLFVVPDPEGKDPNGRVFFAGPTTTLGYIDTSGATGGSWQDLRERDEILRQYGTAVMYNQGKILVMGGGGVDIGSPEYPTNTAVVIDLAKLNAGAPDAVRATEPMHYARRQLNATLLPDGKVLVTGGTQAQGASEANGCLSNGVCGDLQVYAAEVWDPSTEHWTELASMTKPRLYHSTAVLLPDGRVLSAGGGAGANTADQQNAEIFSPPYLFQTTVKRPVIAKVPAQVRYGQRFTLNTSDAASIDQVTWIRLSSTTHAFNMNQRINFLPFTRGSGSLSITAPARAVDAPPGHYMLFILSRGVPSVARIVQVK
- a CDS encoding PIN domain-containing protein, with protein sequence MKALTDANVILRFLLDDHSDLSPRAAALFERAAAGEVQLLVPPAILAECFYTLRSFYRQPRAEVARALLDVLALPGVGALEAPAVTKALRLLTERSVDFADAYLAALARTQALPVATFDGDLEKLGATLLDG